One window from the genome of Motilibacter peucedani encodes:
- a CDS encoding response regulator transcription factor, with amino-acid sequence MRVLVVEDEARMAQALQRGLRAEGFAVDVAGDGETGLHLAREGGYDAVVLDVMLPRLSGYRVCQALRAEDNWVPVLMLSAKDGEYDQADGLDIGADDYLTKPFSFVVLVARLRALLRRGAPERPAVLAAGDLVLDPARRTVTRAGTEVALTPREFGLLEFLLRRRGEVVSKSEILAHVWDAYYDGDPNVVEVYVGYLRRKVDAPFGRRSLETVRGAGYRLVPDDGGEPEAAR; translated from the coding sequence GTGCGAGTGCTGGTGGTCGAGGACGAGGCGCGGATGGCGCAGGCGCTCCAGCGCGGGCTGCGGGCCGAGGGCTTCGCCGTCGACGTCGCGGGCGACGGCGAGACCGGCCTCCACCTGGCGCGCGAGGGCGGCTACGACGCCGTGGTGCTCGACGTGATGCTGCCCAGGCTGTCGGGCTACCGCGTGTGCCAGGCGCTGCGCGCCGAGGACAACTGGGTGCCCGTGCTCATGCTCTCGGCCAAGGACGGCGAGTACGACCAGGCCGACGGTCTCGACATCGGCGCCGACGACTACCTCACGAAGCCGTTCTCCTTCGTCGTGCTCGTCGCCCGGCTGCGGGCCTTGCTGCGTCGCGGCGCACCGGAGCGTCCCGCCGTGCTGGCGGCGGGCGACCTGGTGCTCGACCCGGCCCGGCGCACCGTCACCCGCGCGGGCACCGAGGTGGCGCTGACGCCCCGCGAGTTCGGCCTGCTCGAGTTCCTGCTGCGCAGGCGTGGCGAGGTGGTGTCGAAGAGCGAGATCCTGGCGCACGTGTGGGACGCCTACTACGACGGTGACCCGAACGTCGTCGAGGTCTACGTCGGCTACCTGCGGCGCAAGGTCGACGCGCCGTTCGGCCGCCGCTCGCTCGAGACGGTCCGGGGCGCGGGCTACCGCCTCGTGCCCGACGACGGCGGCGAGCCGGAGGCCGCGCGGTGA
- the nhaA gene encoding Na+/H+ antiporter NhaA, which yields MSTVVPPGPPLRFSAPRLSPSVRAFVANEAGSAVVLLAATLVALAWANSPWWHSYDSLWETPVSLRVGSEAMTLDLRHVVNDAAMALFFLVLGLEITSEVTTGDLRDPRKVVVPALGAVGGMLVPVAIYLAVDHSSQTAHGWGVVMSTDTAFVLGVLALFGPRCPDALRLFLLTLAVVDDIGAITVLAVAYTESVRVWPLVVAAALLAAFAALRWLGAWRTTPYVLLGVALWCAVYRSGVHPTLAGVLVGLLVPATPVHEDQTRRLLFFGRALAEEPTAAQARVATLAVQATVPTGERLQRELHPWSAYVVVPLFGLANAGVHVDGGVLHDASTSPLTLGIVVALVVGNAVGITLASWAALRSGLGDLPGRVRYGHLVGGAVLAGMGFTISLFVADLAFDDPVLRDQAKIGVLAGSLVAAVLGTLVIRFMGERSPLCTPASGLPAGSLPPLPWTSPAGG from the coding sequence GTGAGCACGGTCGTCCCGCCCGGCCCGCCGCTGCGCTTCTCGGCGCCCCGGCTCAGTCCGTCGGTGCGCGCCTTCGTCGCCAACGAGGCAGGCAGCGCGGTGGTGCTGCTCGCCGCCACGCTGGTCGCGCTCGCGTGGGCCAACTCCCCGTGGTGGCACTCCTACGACTCGCTGTGGGAGACGCCCGTCTCGCTGCGGGTCGGCAGCGAGGCGATGACGCTCGACCTGCGCCACGTGGTCAACGACGCCGCGATGGCCCTGTTCTTCCTCGTGCTGGGCCTGGAGATCACCTCCGAGGTGACCACCGGAGACCTCCGCGACCCCCGCAAGGTCGTCGTGCCGGCCCTGGGTGCGGTCGGCGGCATGCTCGTCCCGGTCGCCATCTACCTCGCCGTCGACCACTCGAGCCAGACGGCCCACGGCTGGGGCGTCGTGATGTCCACCGACACGGCGTTCGTGCTGGGGGTGCTGGCGCTGTTCGGCCCGCGCTGCCCCGACGCCCTGCGGCTGTTCCTGCTCACGCTCGCCGTCGTCGACGACATCGGCGCGATCACGGTGCTCGCGGTCGCCTACACCGAGTCCGTACGCGTGTGGCCCCTCGTCGTCGCAGCCGCGCTGCTCGCGGCGTTCGCGGCGCTGCGGTGGCTGGGGGCGTGGCGCACCACCCCGTACGTCCTGCTCGGTGTCGCGCTGTGGTGCGCGGTCTACCGCTCCGGCGTGCACCCCACGCTCGCCGGCGTGCTCGTCGGGCTGCTCGTGCCTGCGACGCCCGTGCACGAGGACCAGACCCGGCGGCTGCTGTTCTTCGGCCGTGCGCTCGCCGAGGAGCCGACCGCCGCGCAGGCGCGGGTCGCGACGCTCGCCGTGCAGGCGACGGTACCGACCGGCGAGCGGCTGCAGCGCGAGCTGCACCCGTGGTCGGCCTACGTCGTGGTGCCGCTGTTCGGCCTGGCCAACGCGGGCGTCCACGTCGACGGCGGCGTGCTGCACGACGCGTCCACCTCGCCGCTGACGCTGGGGATCGTGGTCGCGCTGGTCGTCGGCAACGCGGTCGGCATCACGCTCGCCTCGTGGGCTGCGCTGCGTTCCGGCCTCGGCGACCTGCCCGGGCGGGTGCGCTACGGCCACCTCGTCGGCGGCGCGGTGCTCGCCGGCATGGGCTTCACCATCTCGCTGTTCGTCGCCGACCTGGCTTTCGACGACCCGGTGCTGCGCGACCAGGCCAAGATCGGCGTGCTGGCGGGCAGCCTGGTCGCGGCGGTCCTCGGCACGCTGGTCATCCGGTTCATGGGCGAGCGCTCGCCCCTGTGCACCCCTGCGAGCGGGCTGCCTGCCGGCTCACTGCCCCCGCTGCCATGGACGTCGCCCGCCGGAGGATGA
- a CDS encoding ATP-binding protein: MRALERSGLRARLTAIATALVAVTLVAGGALLVLALRHSLLDGLDTSGRERAREIAALVQSDSLPSGPLAVGAGTAVAQVLDGSGAVAEASVGGDSLVPLVDSATVRRVRAGAAVPLAGSRVGLPDELRLVGVPAGSSTVLVAVSAQEARDTVRLVSFTVAALVPLAVLCFAVACWLVVGSSLRPVEALRRRADEITGAGEGLRLPVPPGRDEVHRLAVTLNGMIARLEESSRRQRAFVADAAHELRSPLAAVRTQVEVSVAHPQAAPWDETADGVLEDVARMTRLVDDLLLLARIDGAPETRDRPVTDLGAVVASVVGAVSSVGPRVPVTCDVAGDVRVRADADSLRRIVQNLVDNAVRHAATAVEAAACRHGDEVRLLVSDDGAGVPPEARERVFERFARLDDARSRDAGGTGLGLSIVRDLATASGGTAALEDGAPGARFVVRLPAALPVA; this comes from the coding sequence GTGAGGGCCCTCGAGCGCTCGGGCCTGCGCGCCCGGCTGACCGCGATCGCCACCGCACTGGTGGCCGTGACGCTGGTCGCGGGCGGTGCGCTGCTCGTGCTGGCGCTGCGGCACTCGCTGCTCGACGGGCTCGACACCTCGGGCCGCGAGCGCGCGCGGGAGATCGCCGCGCTCGTGCAGTCCGACAGCCTGCCCAGCGGCCCGCTCGCCGTCGGCGCCGGCACCGCTGTCGCCCAGGTGCTCGACGGCTCCGGTGCGGTCGCGGAGGCCTCGGTCGGCGGCGACTCGCTCGTGCCGCTGGTCGACTCCGCGACGGTGCGCCGCGTACGCGCCGGTGCCGCGGTGCCGCTCGCCGGCTCCCGCGTCGGGCTGCCCGACGAGCTCCGCCTGGTCGGCGTCCCCGCCGGCTCCTCCACCGTGCTGGTCGCGGTGTCGGCGCAGGAGGCGCGCGACACCGTACGCCTGGTGTCCTTCACCGTCGCGGCCCTCGTGCCGCTCGCCGTCCTCTGCTTCGCGGTCGCGTGCTGGCTGGTCGTCGGGTCGTCGCTGCGGCCGGTCGAGGCGCTGCGCCGCCGGGCCGACGAGATCACCGGCGCCGGCGAGGGGCTGCGCCTGCCCGTGCCGCCGGGGCGCGACGAGGTGCACCGGCTCGCGGTGACGCTCAACGGCATGATCGCGCGGCTCGAGGAGTCGTCGCGCCGCCAGCGCGCCTTTGTGGCGGACGCGGCCCACGAGCTGCGCTCGCCGCTGGCGGCGGTGCGGACCCAGGTCGAGGTGTCGGTCGCCCACCCGCAGGCCGCGCCGTGGGACGAGACGGCCGACGGCGTGCTCGAGGACGTCGCCCGCATGACGCGCCTGGTCGACGACCTGCTGCTGCTCGCCCGCATCGACGGCGCCCCCGAGACCCGCGACCGGCCGGTGACCGATCTCGGCGCGGTCGTCGCCTCAGTGGTGGGTGCGGTGTCGAGCGTCGGGCCGCGGGTGCCGGTCACCTGCGACGTCGCCGGGGACGTCCGCGTGCGGGCCGACGCCGACAGCCTGCGCCGCATCGTGCAGAACCTCGTCGACAACGCCGTGCGCCACGCGGCCACGGCCGTCGAGGCGGCGGCCTGCCGTCACGGCGACGAGGTGCGGCTGCTCGTCTCCGATGACGGGGCGGGTGTGCCACCCGAGGCGCGCGAGCGGGTCTTCGAGCGCTTCGCGCGGCTCGACGACGCGCGCAGCCGCGACGCGGGCGGCACCGGGCTCGGCCTCTCGATCGTTCGCGACCTCGCCACGGCGAGCGGCGGCACGGCGGCCCTCGAGGACGGCGCGCCGGGAGCCCGGTTCGTCGTGCGACTGCCCGCAGCCCTGCCGGTGGCCTGA
- a CDS encoding LolA family protein, translated as MSSIPKSVAWGVPAVVATAVAAGLAVVPVVAGASPALPSRSAAELLRDVSAAKDVPFSGRVVQTSRLGLPSVPGLDALASKAGSTDTLALLTGSHNGQIWYAGKDRLRLSATVGSSETDLVRNGRDVWVWESSDRTVQHAVLPADSDPALASPAPTTLALTPQELADRALAAVTPSTSVTVDGTAKVAGRDAYELVLRPKASGSLVREVRLALDSENYTPLRAQVFSTKSAEAALEVRFGSITFAEPAASVFHFTMPAGGRLEDHGTVPGRAVPEAQREASKATGELRRAGDHPVVTGSDWTTVVELPKGSAPDLQLPTGAASTAGKGSAASTALGNISLGKPVSGPWGSGTLLETNLVSALVLSDGRVLVGPVTPEVLEQRAAR; from the coding sequence ATGTCGAGCATCCCGAAGTCGGTCGCCTGGGGCGTCCCGGCCGTCGTCGCCACCGCCGTCGCCGCCGGGCTGGCCGTGGTCCCGGTCGTCGCTGGCGCGTCGCCGGCGCTGCCCAGCCGCAGCGCCGCCGAGCTCCTGCGCGACGTCAGCGCCGCCAAGGACGTGCCGTTCTCCGGCCGGGTCGTGCAGACCTCCCGCCTGGGCCTGCCCAGCGTGCCAGGGCTCGACGCGCTGGCGAGCAAGGCCGGCAGCACCGACACGCTCGCGCTGCTCACCGGCTCGCACAACGGCCAGATCTGGTACGCGGGCAAGGACCGGCTGCGGCTCTCCGCCACCGTCGGCAGCTCGGAGACCGACCTGGTCCGCAACGGGCGCGACGTGTGGGTGTGGGAGTCCTCGGACCGCACGGTGCAGCACGCGGTGCTGCCGGCCGACTCGGACCCGGCGCTCGCCTCTCCGGCCCCGACGACGCTGGCGCTCACCCCGCAGGAGCTCGCCGACCGCGCCCTCGCGGCCGTCACGCCCTCGACCTCGGTGACCGTCGACGGCACCGCCAAGGTGGCCGGGCGCGACGCGTACGAGCTGGTGCTCCGTCCCAAGGCGAGCGGCTCGCTCGTGCGCGAGGTGCGCCTCGCGCTCGACAGCGAGAACTACACGCCGCTGCGCGCGCAGGTCTTCAGCACCAAGAGCGCCGAGGCCGCGCTGGAGGTGCGGTTCGGCTCGATCACCTTCGCCGAGCCCGCGGCCTCGGTCTTCCACTTCACGATGCCGGCGGGCGGCCGGCTCGAGGACCACGGCACCGTCCCGGGGCGCGCGGTGCCCGAGGCGCAGCGCGAGGCCTCGAAGGCCACCGGCGAGCTGCGCCGGGCCGGCGACCACCCCGTGGTGACCGGCAGCGACTGGACCACGGTGGTCGAGCTGCCCAAGGGCAGCGCCCCCGACCTGCAGCTCCCGACCGGTGCCGCGTCGACCGCCGGCAAGGGCTCCGCGGCCAGCACCGCGCTCGGCAACATCTCGCTGGGCAAGCCGGTGAGCGGCCCGTGGGGCTCGGGCACGCTGCTCGAGACCAACCTCGTGAGCGCGCTGGTGCTGTCCGACGGCCGCGTCCTCGTCGGCCCGGTGACCCCCGAGGTGCTGGAGCAGCGCGCCGCCCGCTGA
- a CDS encoding GGDEF domain-containing protein: MTRLLLRRVGRPTPWQALGAVLALMAVACVALVVTTPPPPRGRPAADIVEVFTEDVRTASSLAQLRGNLADEADGLERAGALARVVVLADGRPFFESRPRLHSGLVPGATEHGGETALGVRFAVSLTSAQPRDLDALRWHNRALEVLLVAMLALAASGLLVSRRRHAESQRMVLTDPLTGVGNRRLLERLADRALREPERGRHHQLLLLDIDDFKAVNDTHGHKHGDAVLCRVADALQESVRPRDRVVRLGGDEFAVLLEDVPAGGPDVATEVLARLRRRVPDLGISGGGASWPGDAQDLVGLTHAADQAMYDDKQRRKGTLDLRGPSGPRHASPHGDDHEGVSTTRGRVS, from the coding sequence GTGACGAGGCTCCTGCTGCGACGCGTGGGGCGACCGACGCCCTGGCAGGCGCTCGGCGCCGTGCTGGCCCTCATGGCGGTCGCCTGCGTGGCGCTCGTGGTGACCACTCCCCCGCCGCCCCGGGGAAGACCGGCAGCCGACATCGTCGAGGTCTTCACCGAGGACGTGCGCACGGCGAGCTCCCTCGCGCAGCTGCGCGGCAACCTCGCCGACGAGGCCGACGGGCTGGAGCGCGCCGGTGCACTGGCCCGCGTGGTCGTGCTGGCCGACGGCCGCCCGTTCTTCGAGTCGCGCCCGCGGCTGCACTCGGGGCTCGTCCCCGGCGCGACGGAGCACGGTGGGGAGACCGCGCTCGGTGTGCGGTTCGCCGTGTCGCTCACCAGCGCCCAGCCCCGCGACCTCGACGCCCTGCGCTGGCACAACCGGGCGCTGGAGGTGCTGCTCGTGGCGATGCTGGCGCTGGCGGCGAGCGGCCTGCTCGTGAGCCGGCGCCGGCACGCCGAGTCGCAGCGCATGGTGCTGACCGACCCGCTCACCGGCGTCGGCAACCGGCGGCTGCTCGAGCGGCTGGCCGACCGGGCGCTGCGCGAGCCCGAGCGGGGCCGGCACCACCAGCTGCTGCTGCTCGACATCGACGACTTCAAGGCCGTGAACGACACGCACGGTCACAAGCACGGCGACGCCGTCCTGTGCCGCGTCGCCGACGCGCTGCAGGAGTCGGTGCGCCCGCGCGACCGGGTGGTGCGCCTCGGCGGTGACGAGTTCGCCGTGCTTCTCGAGGACGTGCCGGCGGGCGGTCCGGACGTCGCGACGGAGGTGCTGGCCCGTCTGCGGCGCCGGGTGCCCGACCTCGGCATCAGCGGCGGCGGCGCCTCGTGGCCCGGGGACGCCCAGGACCTGGTCGGACTCACCCACGCCGCCGACCAGGCGATGTACGACGACAAGCAGCGCCGCAAGGGCACGCTCGACCTGCGCGGCCCGAGCGGCCCCCGACACGCCTCCCCACATGGCGATGATCATGAGGGAGTCAGCACGACACGCGGGCGTGTCTCCTGA
- a CDS encoding DsbA family protein, with protein MPSDVPHVLGDPAAPVTVCEFGDYECPYCGAAAPVLRALVEQSEGRVRLLWRNFPLFDVHPHALTAALAVESTAETSEEAFWAMHRLVFEKQSRLDDAALQDYAARVGADPSIATGEPAQRFAGRVREDYEAGIAMGVQATPTLFVDGRTYAGRVELGALKKATGLPSSSGGRRPWQRGQ; from the coding sequence ATGCCCAGCGACGTGCCGCACGTGCTCGGGGATCCCGCCGCGCCGGTCACCGTGTGCGAGTTCGGCGACTACGAGTGCCCCTACTGCGGGGCCGCCGCGCCGGTGCTGCGCGCGCTCGTCGAGCAGTCCGAGGGACGCGTCCGGCTGTTGTGGCGCAACTTCCCGCTCTTCGACGTGCACCCGCACGCGCTGACCGCCGCCCTCGCCGTCGAGTCGACGGCCGAGACCTCCGAGGAGGCGTTCTGGGCGATGCACCGGCTGGTCTTCGAGAAGCAGTCGCGGCTCGACGACGCCGCGCTGCAGGACTACGCCGCCCGTGTGGGTGCTGACCCCTCGATCGCCACGGGGGAGCCTGCCCAGCGGTTCGCGGGCCGGGTGCGCGAGGACTACGAGGCGGGCATCGCGATGGGGGTGCAGGCGACGCCGACCCTGTTCGTCGACGGGCGCACCTACGCCGGCCGCGTCGAGCTCGGCGCGCTGAAGAAGGCGACCGGCCTCCCCTCATCCTCCGGCGGGCGACGTCCATGGCAGCGGGGGCAGTGA
- a CDS encoding saccharopine dehydrogenase family protein: MGTTDGREHDLVLLGASGFVGRLVAGHLARHAPPDLRVALAGRSAQRVGEVRDSLGGPAARWPVLEVDSADDDAVARLARGAAVVVSTVGPYLRHGLPLVRACATAGTHYADVTGEVAFVRRSIDVAHESAVATGARIVHACGFDSVPSDLAVRALAERALADGAGGLTRTQLALVAARGGVSGGTVDSLRTQLDAAAADPAVAQLMGDPYALSPDRGSEPAAGERGLRGPRRDPETGEWLAPFVMAPFNTRVVRRSNALTGWAYGRGLRYSEVVSCGSGRLAPVAAGGLALATGALVAALRLSPTRRVVDRLLPKPGTGPGERTREGGMFRTRTTAHTGSGRAYVAHVAASGDPGYAATAVMLGESALALALDPHEGGGGVLTPATAVGGALTARLRARGFELRVEERP; encoded by the coding sequence ATGGGCACGACCGACGGGCGCGAGCACGACCTCGTGCTGCTCGGCGCCAGCGGTTTCGTCGGCCGGCTCGTGGCGGGCCACCTCGCCCGCCACGCGCCGCCCGACCTGCGGGTGGCGCTGGCCGGCCGGTCGGCGCAGCGCGTGGGCGAGGTCCGGGACTCGCTGGGCGGGCCGGCCGCTCGCTGGCCGGTGCTCGAGGTCGACTCCGCCGACGACGACGCGGTGGCGCGGCTCGCCCGGGGCGCAGCCGTGGTCGTCAGCACGGTCGGCCCCTACCTCCGGCACGGGCTGCCGCTGGTCCGCGCCTGCGCCACGGCAGGCACCCACTACGCCGACGTCACCGGCGAGGTCGCCTTCGTGCGGCGCAGCATCGACGTGGCGCACGAGTCGGCGGTCGCTACCGGCGCCCGCATCGTGCACGCGTGCGGCTTCGACTCGGTGCCCTCCGACCTCGCGGTGCGCGCTCTCGCCGAGCGCGCCCTGGCCGACGGCGCGGGCGGACTGACGCGCACCCAGCTGGCTCTGGTCGCAGCACGCGGCGGCGTCAGCGGCGGGACCGTCGACTCGCTGCGTACCCAGCTCGACGCGGCCGCCGCCGACCCCGCGGTGGCGCAGCTGATGGGCGACCCCTACGCCCTGAGCCCCGACCGTGGCTCCGAGCCGGCCGCCGGCGAACGGGGACTGCGCGGGCCACGGCGCGACCCGGAAACGGGCGAGTGGCTGGCGCCCTTCGTCATGGCGCCGTTCAACACCCGCGTGGTGCGGCGCAGCAACGCGCTGACGGGCTGGGCCTACGGGCGCGGGCTGCGCTACTCCGAGGTCGTGTCGTGCGGGTCCGGACGGCTGGCGCCCGTCGCGGCGGGCGGTCTGGCCCTGGCGACGGGAGCGCTCGTCGCGGCCCTGCGGCTGTCCCCCACCCGTCGCGTCGTCGACCGGCTGCTCCCCAAGCCTGGCACCGGCCCCGGCGAGCGGACCCGGGAGGGCGGCATGTTCCGCACCAGGACCACCGCGCACACGGGCAGCGGTCGTGCCTACGTCGCCCACGTGGCGGCCTCGGGCGACCCCGGCTACGCCGCGACTGCCGTGATGCTCGGCGAGAGCGCGCTCGCGCTGGCGCTCGACCCGCACGAGGGCGGCGGCGGCGTGCTGACCCCGGCGACCGCGGTCGGCGGCGCGCTGACCGCTCGGCTGAGGGCGAGAGGCTTCGAGCTGCGGGTGGAGGAGCGGCCGTGA